DNA sequence from the Candidatus Krumholzibacteriota bacterium genome:
TGTGGGAACACTCCGTCGCCGCCGCGATAGCTTCGAGGATGATCGCGCAGCACGTCAATTCTTCCCACGTGGAAAACGCTTTCATGGCCGGACTGCTTCACGATATCGGCAAGCTCGTAATCCTCCAGAAGCTCAACGACGACTTCAACCAGATCGTAGAGGAAGTCTACAACACGGGCAGGCATTTCAGCGAAGTGGAAGAGGCTATTCTCGGATTCACGCACGCCGAGGTCGGAGCGCTTCTTATGAAAAAATGGAAATTCTCCGAAGAGTTCGAAGAGGCTGTACAGTCTCACCATTCGGTAACATCGGAACTCGGACCGAACAGGCAGCTTGTATTCTACATCGATCTCGCCAACAAGATGTGCCACAAGCTTGGTGTCGGATTTATCAGGGAACCTGACCTCGATCTTTCCGCCGAGATCTCGGCGATCAGGCTGGGGATAAAAAATGAAGAACTGATCATGCTGGAGGATTCGGTAAAGATGATCCTTCAGCAGGAAAGATCGGTATTTTTATAGAAGGAATGACCAGGGGAAGGAAAGAGCAGGACATATCAGATGGTAGTGATCGATCCAGGTAACCCGGAAGCGA
Encoded proteins:
- a CDS encoding HDOD domain-containing protein encodes the protein MTQNVSINKLIMLTGDLPPMPYVARKVMEVVNKPSTNAETLQEIISKDQGLSSHILKIANSALYAVSRRIETLTDAIVMLGFNSIRTLAIMSATKNLHNFAKRGKILGLKDKLMWEHSVAAAIASRMIAQHVNSSHVENAFMAGLLHDIGKLVILQKLNDDFNQIVEEVYNTGRHFSEVEEAILGFTHAEVGALLMKKWKFSEEFEEAVQSHHSVTSELGPNRQLVFYIDLANKMCHKLGVGFIREPDLDLSAEISAIRLGIKNEELIMLEDSVKMILQQERSVFL